From Diospyros lotus cultivar Yz01 chromosome 4, ASM1463336v1, whole genome shotgun sequence, a single genomic window includes:
- the LOC127800380 gene encoding uncharacterized protein LOC127800380 isoform X1, producing the protein MGSLAAHFTAFLLLFPVGIRRMLCSFSQFLKNPSLYRSKSWYFWEPKWKNFDLYFLLIVLPIASFSDLFFFLTFSGHPTYRFFFLQQSAVVSLFWVLLVLIIFRENFDPLAIPENFIFVFAAISFIVEYMLMDEGIADLGSVVYGLMGGLTLACAACCLYLSIRPVAFFAEFLLSSGLVFKGTWTLQIGLSLYTGTFGLKGCDKISMSPAQGKTDFKCDLQDDKSRAIALVNLLFVGHATAILVTGFVLFGLLSRHSSLRCGEASGPLLAGLESESLQMRPIPEFELE; encoded by the coding sequence ATGGGGTCATTGGCCGCACACTTCACCGcattcctcctcctctttccGGTGGGCATCCGCCGAATGCTCTGCTCCTTCTCACAATTCCTCAAAAATCCATCTCTATACCGATCAAAGTCATGGTATTTCTGGGAACCCAAATGGAAAAACtttgatctttattttcttctcattgttTTGCCCATTGCCTCATTCTCTgaccttttcttcttcctcacattCTCCGGCCACCCCACGTACCGATTCTTCTTCTTGCAGCAGTCAGCAGTTGTTTCTCTCTTCTGGGTGCTCCTCGTTCTCATTATTTTCCGGGAAAATTTTGATCCTTTAGCCATTCCTGAgaatttcatatttgttttcgCTGCTATATCTTTTATTGTCGAGTATATGTTGATGGATGAAGGAATTGCTGATCTTGGTAGTGTTGTCTATGGATTGATGGGTGGATTAACCCTTGCTTGTGCTGCTTGTTGCTTGTATCTTTCGATTAGACCGGTGGCGTTTTTTGCTGAATTTTTGTTGTCTTCTGGACTCGTGTTTAAGGGGACTTGGACATTGCAAATTGGGTTATCTCTTTATACTGGTACATTTGGATTGAAAGGGTGTGACAAGATTTCTATGTCTCCAGCTCAAGGAAAGACTGATTTTAAGTGTGACCTTCAAGATGATAAGTCAAGAGCTATTGCTTTGGTGAATCTCTTGTTCGTTGGGCATGCTACTGCGATATTGGTTACGGGTTTTGTGTTGTTTGGATTGCTATCTCGGCATAGCAGCTTGAGGTGTGGCGAGGCAAGTGGACCGTTGCTAGCTGGACTTGAATCTGAGAGTTTGCAAATGCGCCCAATTCCAGAATTTGAACTGGAATGA